From Plectropomus leopardus isolate mb chromosome 4, YSFRI_Pleo_2.0, whole genome shotgun sequence, the proteins below share one genomic window:
- the arpc1b gene encoding actin-related protein 2/3 complex subunit 1B, which translates to MAYHSFLLEPISCHAWNKDRTQIALCPNNHEVHIYKKDGTKWTRIHELKEHNGQVTGIDWAPDSNRIVTCGADRNAYVWTLKEGTWKPTLVILRINRAARCVKWSPRENKFAVGSGSRLISICYFEQENDWWVCKHIKKPIRSTILSLDWHPNNVLLAAGCCDFKCRVFSAYIKEVEEKPGPTPWGSKMPFGEMLFESGGSGAAGQTSAGGGGWVHSVCFSHSGNRLAWTSHDSTVSVAEGGKTSTVNSLSSETLPLLCVTFITENSLVAAGHDCYPVLFVYDSAKASLTFGGKLDVPKQAAQKGISARERFQNLDRRASETQGTEKDLNSLHKNSISQISVLEGGRNQCTKFCTTGMDGGMGIWDVKTLESAMKNLKIV; encoded by the exons ATGGCGTACCACAGTTTCCTGCTGGAACCAATTAGCTGCCATGCCTGGAACAAAGATCGTACCC AGATCGCCTTGTGCCCCAACAACCACGAGGTCCACATTTACAAGAAGGATGGGACCAAGTGGACCAGGATTCATGAGCTGAAGGAGCACAATGGGCAGGTGACAG GTATTGACTGGGCTCCAGACAGTAACCGTATAGTTACTTGCGGGGCAGACCGTAACGCTTATGTGTGGACCCTGAAGGAGGGCACGTGGAAGCCGACCCTGGTCATCCTCAGGATCAACCGTGCTGCGCGTTGTGTGAAGTGGTCGCCACGAGAGAACAAGTTTGCTGTAGGCAGTGGCTCACGCCTCATCTCCATCTGCTACTTTGAGCAGGAAAACGACTG GTGGGTGTGTAAGCACATCAAGAAGCCGATCCGCTCCACCATCCTCAGCCTGGACTGGCATCCCAACAACGTCCTGCTGGCTGCTGGATGCTGTGACTTCAAATGCAG GGTGTTCTCAGCCTACAttaaggaggtggaggagaagccTGGCCCCACCCCCTGGGGCAGCAAGATGCCGTTTGGGGAGATGTTGTTTGAGTCTGGCGGGTCTGGAGCAGCAGGTCAGACTTCGGCTGGAGGCGGCGGTTGGGTGCACAGCGTGTGCTTCTCTCACTCCGGCAACCGCCTGGCCTGGACCTCCCATGATTCCACTGTGTCGGTCGCAGAGGGAGGCAAGACCAGCAC GGTGAACAGTCTGAGCTCTGAGACGCTTCCTCTGCTGTGTGTCACCTTCATCACTGAGAACAGCTTAGTAGCAGCT GGCCACGACTGTTACCCAGTGCTGTTTGTATACGACAGTGCCAAAGCCAGCTTGACGTTTGGGGGCAAACTGGACGTTCCTAAGCAGGCAGCCCAGAAGGGCATCAGTGCCAGGGAACGTTTCCAGAACCTGGACCGTCGGGCCTCAGAGACCCAGGGCACCGAGAAGGACCTGAACAGCCTGCACAAGAACAGCATCAG CCAAATCTCTGTGCTGGAAGGTGGACGAAACCAGTGCACCAAGTTCTGCACCACTGGCATGGATGGGGGGATGGGCATCTGGGATgtcaag actCTGGAGTCTGCGATGAAGAATCTAAAGATAGTCTGA
- the arpc1a gene encoding actin-related protein 2/3 complex subunit 1A, translating to MSLHQFLLEPITCHAWNRDRTQIAISPNNHEVHIYKKSGNQWVKTHELKEHNGHITGIDWAPKSDRIVTCGADRNAYVWSQKEGVWKPTLVILRINRAATFVKWSPLENKFAVGSGARLISVCYFESENDWWVSKHIKKPIRSTILSLDWHPNNILLAAGSCDFKCRVFSAYIKEVEEKPGPTPWGSKMPFGAVLAEFGGAGGGGWVHSVSFSASGNRLAWVSHDSTVTVVDSSKTASPSQLKTEYLPLLSVIFVSENSLVAAGHDCCPMLFRCDDGGTLTFVSKLDLPKQSIQRNISAMERFRNMDKRATTEDRNTALDTLHQNSITQVSIYEGDKRDCRKFCTTGIDGAMTIWDFKSLEASIQGLRIM from the exons ATGTCCCTTCATCAGTTTCTGTTGGAACCCATCACCTGTCACGCGTGGAACCGCGACAGGACAC aaattgCCATCAGTCCAAATAACCATGAAGTCCATATCTACAAGAAGAGTGGCAACCAGTGGGTTAAGACTCATGAGCTGAAGGAGCACAATGGACACATAACAG gtATCGACTGGGCTCCCAAAAGTGACCGTATAGTGACATGTGGAGCAGACCGTAATGCCTACGTCTGGTCTCAGAAGGAGGGGGTATGGAAGCCCACACTGGTCATCCTCAGGATCAACCGAGCCGCCACCTTCGTCAAGTGGTCTCCATTGGAGAACAAGTTTGCAGTTGGTAGTGGCGCTCGACTCATCTCTGTCTGCTACTTTGAGTCTGAGAATGACTG GTGGGTGAGCAAGCACATCAAGAAGCCAATCCGCTCCACCATCCTCAGTCTGGACTGGCATCCCAACAACATCCTGCTGGCTGCTGGATCCTGCGACTTCAAATGCAG GGTGTTCTCAGCCTACATTAAGGAGGTGGAAGAGAAACCAGGCCCCACACCCTGGGGCAGCAAGATGCCATTTGGGGCTGTGCTAGCAGAATTTGGAGGAGCGG gtGGAGGGGGTTGGGTccactctgtctctttctcagcCTCTGGTAACCGCCTGGCCTGGGTCAGCCATGACAGCACTGTCACTGTGGTGGACAGCTCAAAGACTGCCAg tccCTCACAGCTGAAGACGGAGTACCTTCCTCTCCtcagtgtcatttttgtttcagaGAACAGTCTAGTAGCTGCG GGCCATGACTGTTGTCCCATGCTGTTCCGTTGCGACGATGGTGGAACGCTGACATTTGTGTCAAAGCTCGACCTCCCGAAGCAGAGTATCCAGAGGAACATCTCCGCCATGGAGCGCTTCAGGAACATGGACAAGAGAGCCACCACCGAGGACCGCAACACTGCCCTGGACACACTGCACCAGAACAGCATCAC CCAAGTGTCTATCTATGAAGGAGACAAAAGGGATTGTCGCAAGTTCTGCACCACAGGCATTGATGGAGCAATGACCATTTGGGACTTTaag AGTCTAGAAGCTTCTATCCAGGGTCTCCGCATCATGTGA